In a single window of the Zea mays cultivar B73 chromosome 5, Zm-B73-REFERENCE-NAM-5.0, whole genome shotgun sequence genome:
- the LOC100273351 gene encoding AT-hook motif nuclear-localized protein 24-like, producing the protein MDPVAASIHGHHLPPPFNTRDFHHHLQQQQQQLKTEDDHGSGAPGLFGSRGTKGDHENNDQNSGNSNGSGGGGGDELALVPPSGAGPEGGEPTLRRPKGRPAGSKNKPKPPIIITRDSANTLRTHVMEVASGCDISESITAFARRRQRGVCVLSGAGTVTNVTLRQPASQGAVVALHGRFEILSLSGSFLPPPAPPEATGLTVYLAGGQGQVVGGSVVGALTAAGPVVIMAASFANAVYERLPLEEDDMLAAQAQADSAGILAGAQLAGAVDPSLFQGLPPNLMCNVQMPPEAAYGWSPGAAGGRPAPF; encoded by the coding sequence ATGGATCCAGTCGCAGCATCCATACACggtcatcatcttcctccaccgtTCAACACCCGGGACTTCCATCACCATctccagcaacagcagcagcagctcaAGACCGAGGACGACCACGGCAGCGGCGCGCCAGGACTGTTCGGCAGCCGCGGCACCAAGGGCGACCACGAGAATAATGACCAGAACAGTGGAAACAGCAacggaagtggcggaggaggaggcgacgAGCTGGCGCTGGTTCCACCATCCGGCGCCGGGCCAGAGGGTGGAGAGCCCACCCTACGCCGCCCGAAAGGCCGGCCGGCGGGGTCCAAGAACAAGCCGAAGCCGCCCATCATCATCACGAGGGACAGCGCCAACACGCTCCGGACGCACGTCATGGAGGTGGCCAGCGGCTGCGACATCTCCGAGAGCATCACGGCCTTCGCGCGCCGCAGGCAGCGCGGGGTCTGCGTCCTCAGCGGCGCCGGCACCGTGACCAACGTCACCCTGCGGCAGCCGGCCTCCCAGGGCGCGGTCGTCGCCCTCCACGGCCGCTTCGAGATCCTGTCCCTCTCCGGCTCCTTTCTCCCGCCGCCCGCGCCGCCCGAAGCCACGGGGCTCACCGTCTACCTTGCCGGCGGCCAGGGGCAGGTGGTGGGCGGCAGCGTCGTCGGCGCGCTGACAGCAGCCGGGCCGGTGGTGATAATGGCGGCATCTTTCGCCAACGCGGTGTACGAGCGGTTGCCGTTGGAGGAGGATGACATGCTCGCTGCGCAAGCACAGGCCGACAGTGCAGGAATTCTCGCGGGTGCGCAGCTCGCCGGCGCTGTGGATCCAAGCCTCTTCCAGGGACTGCCACCGAACCTGATGTGCAACGTGCAGATGCCGCCAGAAGCAGCCTACGGATGGAGCCCGGGCGCCGCCGGTGGCCGTCCGGCGCCGTTCTAA